Below is a genomic region from Streptomyces sp. NBC_00461.
TAGTATCTTGATTCGCGGATCCATTGAAACCCAACTCGCTTCTGGTGAGTGGGAAACTCCGCCATGCCGGATTCTCTCAGTGCGTGTCCTGGACTCGGATAATCGGATTCCGCAAAGTAGGCTTCCCCAATCTGAGATCACGAACGCTGTTGCCTATCTGGCTGCGCAAGGCGTCAAAGTGATTAACGTGAGCCTCGGTGACGAAGATGGAGTGATGGTCGGCGATCGGGCGCCTACGCTGGCCGCCGTCCTGGATAGCCTCGCTCAGAAGTTTGGCGTAGTTTTCGTCGTGCCAACGGGAAACGTTGCTCCGGCGGATTACTCTGGACCGTTTGATGAGCAGCTGAGGAACGACTACCCGTTGCGCCTGCTCGGGGACTCTATAGGCGGCCTCATGGATCCAGCTCCCTCAGCCTTGTCACTTACCGTCGGGGGTACGGTGCCGGCTCTTCGGGCGCCGACCCTTGGACGAGTCCCTATGGGTAAACCAGGGTGGCCGTCTCCCTTTTCACGTGTCGGCCCGGGTATCAACGGGGCAATCAAGCCTGAGGTAAGTGCTCCTGCCGGCACCTTGGGCCAGGAACTTGATAGCTATAATCCGGACGACGACGAAGCTTTCATGGTTGCAGTCGCTGATGGGCGGCGCGATAGGTCGACGGTCGTTTCCTATAACCGCGGGACTAGCTTCGCGGCACCTCATGTCGCACGGGCGTGTGCCATGGTGCAGGATGCGTACCCCGACGCATCGGCTAACCTCATTCGGGCTTTGGTATTGCAATCAGTGACAAGCGGGGAATCGCCGTTGAGCGGGATTCCAGGCATCACTGACGCTGTGAGGGAAAGTGAAAATCTCCGACTGACTGGCTATGGCTCGGTCTCGGAGGAGCGCAGCGTCCTGAGTGGTGACAGGGATACCGTTCTCTTTGCTGAGGAGAAGATACCGCTCGACTCCGTACACCTCTACACCATCCCTGTCCCGGATTCATTCTTTGTTGCAGGGCGGGTCGATCGGGGTATCACTGTCTCTTTGTGCTATGACCCTCCGGTTCGGGCTAGGCGTATGGACTATATGGGATCCCGGATGCAGTTCGAATTGCTTCGTGGGGTCAGTCCAGAGGCGACAGTGGACTTGCTGCTTGCCGAGGAGAAGGAAGCGAGGAGGGCTCGAAAGGATTTGCAGCAGAGCCTGCCCACCTTGTCGTCGCTTTCGACCAGGCAGCGAATTCAGATGAAGCCCAGTCGGACAGCTAGATCTGCAGGCGCCAATCAGGTCGGCAGATTTGCCTGGAAGTCCGGCTTCACGCGGTTCAATGAAAACGCTTCAGAGTTCGTTTTGGCAATTCAAAACGTCAACCGATGGGATTCTCCTACGCGCAGGCAACCTTATGCTGTCGCTGTTCGGCTATGGGTCGGGGACAATCTCCCACCGGTCTATGCGGATCTCCGGACCAAGGTGCGAACCATGAAGGCTCAGGCTGCGGCGCGTGCGCAAGCGCGTGGTTGACGACCGACCTCGTCGTGTGCCGTTTGATGGGCCGGAGACAGCCCCGTCGGTTTGGGAAGACTAGTCGTCGAACGGCAGCAGCTCGTCAGGGTGGTCAGCAGCCGGATAGACGCCGCCGATGCACCCGTCCGTCAAAGCCTCGGGATGGCCTGGGTGCTTGGTCCACAACTCGTCGGGGAGATTGTCCCCGCACCATTTCTCGGCGGTGTCGCTGTTGGTGTCGTAGGTGTCAGTGGTGACACCTACGCTTGGATCAACAGCCAGGGATGGCAGGCCTTCGTCCCGGTGCTTGCTACCGAAACTTCTGCCATCGCGGTATGCCTCCCACGCAGGGCCTGAGTGTGTCCTGGGTGACGAGTCAGGCGTGCTGTCCGATGCAGTGCAGGCGGTGAGTGCAAGTGAGGCCAAGAGGGCCGCTGATAAGGCACGCAGGGCGGATGTCATGCGCAGAGCATAGATCTTGTGGGATTTAGAGAGAGGCCGGATTCCGAGGCGCGGATTGACGTGCGGTCGGTGGAGCGACTTTGGGCGGGAGCTGCCATGGGGCGAGTGATCATGGCCCCGTAAGCTCATCGCGAGTCGGGCAGTCTCCTGAGCTGCCCGGTAAAGCACGACGTTGGGGCCATGATCTTCGAGGCTCGCCCCATGGTGGCTGCCTAAAGTCGTGGAGCCGACCGCCCCGGCCACGACGTGTTCTGACCTCATGCCGCCGGCCAACCCTCTCCAGGGCGCGCGTCGGCGCAGCCCGCGCGGAGCGGGCCGAAGGCAGGAGCGTCGCGCGGAGCAGAGCCGGGAGCGCGCCCGGCGGAGCGAAGCGCAGCCGTGGCTTGAACCAGTGGAGAAGGTTGTAACTCAGCCGGTCTATTGGGGCGTGTCATGTCTCGGTTAGTTGGTCTGCGGCTTCACCTGATGCTTGGCACCGCTTGCCTCGGCTTCGCCTCGCCCGTTGTGAACCACACGGTTGTGCTGGACGCCGTTGGTGAGCCGGCGCCCGCTCCCTACAACGTCAGAACGGAGGGGCGCTAGTCCGCATGCGGGGCGCCCGTGCCGCTCGTAGGCTGATGTTGCTCGGGGTTCTTGCGGAGGTCTGCCATGCCCCGAACGATTTGGAGTGGTGCGATCAGCTTCGGTCTCGTGACCGTGCCGATCAACGTCCAGAGTGCCACCGAGGATCATTCGATCCGCTTCCACCAGTACCACCTGGAGGACATGGGCCGGGTGCGGGTGAAGAAGGTGTGTGAGCTGGAGGACCGTGAGGTCGCTCAGTCGGAGATCGGCAAGGGCTACGAGTACGCCAAGGACCAGGTTGTCGCCATCAGCGACGCCGATCTGCGGGATCTCCCGCTGCCAACCGCGAAGGCCATCGAAATCGAAGCGTTCGTGCCGCTCGACAGCATCGACCCGATCCGGATCGGCGAGGGGTACTACCTGGCGCCTGATGGGCAGGTCGCGGCGAAGCCGTACAAGCTGCTGGTGCAGGCGTTGGGACGGTCGTCGAAGGTAGCCGTGGCGAAGTATGCGTGGTCGGGGCGGGAGCGGCTGGGCCTGCTGCGGGTGCAGGGTGACGTGATCGTGCTGCATGCGATGCGCTGGCCGGACGAGATCCGCGACCCTGCCGAGCTACTGCCACCGCCAACTGAGGTGTCGGACGGGGAGATCGAGGGCGCGCTTGCACTGATGGAGTCGATGACCCGCGACGATCTGAAGGGGCCGGAGTTCGAAGACGCCTACACCGACGCCATGGCAAAGATCATTGAAGCGAAGCGGGAACACCGCGAGCTACCGGATGCCCCGGAACCTCAGGAGACGGGCAAGGTGCTCGACCTCATGGCGGCCCTCAACGAGTCCGTCCAGCAGGCCAAGGCTTCCCGCGGCGAGGACGCCGACGTGCACGAGCTGCCGAAGAAGAAGACCGCTGCCAAGAAGCAGCCGGCGAAGAAGGCAGCGACAAAGACCACGAAGAAGGCTGCCGCGAAGAAGACGGCACGGCGACCACGCAGTGCCTAATCCAACATCCCCAGGGCAGTGTCTGGCTGGCACTGCCGACAGGCCTTGACTCCGTCGGCGAGCGCCCCCCGCGCCTGGTCCCGGCTGATGGCCCGGCTGCGCTTGCCCGCCATCCAACAGTCCCCCACGTGTACGAACACAGGCGGAGCGTGCCGGTTGAGCCCCACTTCGAGCAGCCACTCCGGCGCCGGCGGGCGGGCTCGGACGCCGCGCTGTCGCTCGGCTTCGTGCCGCTCTTCGTCGGCGATCCACCGGCGGGTGCGGGCAAGGTCACGCTCCTGCACGCGCTCCAGGAAACGGAGCAGCGCGAGTCTCGACGGAGCCGGATCGTTCACATGTTCGATTCTAGGCGGTAGGCTTCCGCCTGCACATCGGGGGAGGCCACGTGCGAGACCGGATAGACCTGGGCGAGCTGCTGCGTCAGCAGCATGTCGACCTCTCCGCGCTGGAACCGGCGCCCGCCAAGCCGACCAGCAGTGAGAAGGTGCGCCGCATTCAGCGCATGCCGCCCTGGCCGTGTTCTGTGTGCGGCGAGATGAGCCCCACAGTTCGCGTGTACGACAGCCCCGAGCACGGGCCGCGCTGGGTGGACCTGTGCCGGGATCACGGCATTACCACAATGCCGCCCTGGCGCGGGCCGTCCACCGTGGAGGGGATCATCGCGGACCTGCGGGAGGTGGCCGACAAGCTGGGACTGACGCTACGGCTCGTCAGGCCCGAGAAGTTCGAAGAAAAAGGCCGCCGGGCGAGGAAACGTCGTGGACGATCCTGAACGCTTCCACCTCACCCTGACCGCCGTAGGGCGCCCCGTGGCGCACGGCTGGTGGTCGGACGAGACGATCGCGCGAGGAAGGTTCGTATCGTGGGTGGGCAAGTACGGCGCCATTCCCGGCTCGCGCCTCACGCTGGTCGACGAGGCCGAAGCTCGCACTCTGGCCGTCTGGCCGGACCAGGAGTAGCCCCCGTCAGCCCTCAGGCTCTGGGTGCCGTACGACCCGCTTCACCGCCTGCTCCACCTCGTGCCGCGAGATGGATACGTCGTCGCGTGCGGCGTACTCCGTCACCGCGGCCTGGAAGACGGCCGCTGCCTCACGCCATGCCTTCCACTGAGCGTCGTACACCTCGCCGTCGAGAGCGGTGAGCTTCTCGCGCTCCTCTTCGGCGGAACGTTCCAGCTTGATCAATTCGTCGGGGATGTCTGCCACGACCAGGAATCTTAAGGGGTCGTGACGGAGCCCCCGCCGACTCGGCAGGGGCTCGCTGTCCTGAGCGCATGCCTAACTCATTGCCGCTTGCGGGGCCCCATCTGCTCCGGCGTCGCCACGCAGCGGAACCCGGTGTCATCGTCGTGCATCGTGTCGTTGGCGTCGTTGGGGCTGGCCGGGACCCCTCGGAACAGAGGACTCGTGAAGGCGCTACCGCGGAGTTCATAGCGACCGGGCGTCGTCGAGGTCGCGAGCCATTCCCACACGTTGCCCACCATGTCGTAGACCCCGTAAGGCGAAACGCCGCTGTGGTAGCGAGAGACGGACGTCGTACGCTCCACGCCGGTCTCTCGGACGTTGCACTTCGCAGCAGTCTTCTGGTCCCCCCAAGGGAAGGTGCGGCCGGAGGTACCGCGCGCTGCCTTCTCCCACTGTTCGACTGACGGCAGCGACTTCCCTGCCCATGTCGCGTACGCGTTCGCGTCACGCCAAGTCACGTGCACAACGGGGTGGTCGTACAGCTCGCGCGGACAGCGGCCGTTCTCCCAGTGCTCAGGCGCGGGGTGCCGAGTCGCCGCACAGAACCGTGCATAGTCGGCGTTGGTCGTCGGGAACGTGTCTATGTGGAATTCGTCCACCCACACGGGGTCGTCGTCCTCGCCCGACAGGAAGATTCCTTCCGGGACGTGCGCCATGAGCTTTCCGTCGCCGGGGTACTTCACGTACTCGCCGCTGCTCGTCTGGTCGCCGTCGGGCTCGATGATTGCATGGACGGGGACGTCATCCACCGCCAAGATGCCGACGAAGCGGCCTTGAGCGTCTTTGTCAGCCTTGGCGAGCAACGTGTCCAAGGCGGCTTGGTTCACCATGCGGAGGGAAGCATCTTCACCGTCCGCCTCCCACCGGGAGACGATGCGATCGGATACCCCGAGCTTCTCGGCAAACTCCATAAGGCTCATGCGTACGGCTTCACGCAGCGCCTTGACTTCACGTCCGGTCCATTTCGTAACGAGTGGCATGGGCTACCTCTGTCGTGAGCCGCCGCCCTGGTGAGGGCGGCGGCACGCGTCTACAGCTGCTCGCCGGGGATATCGGCGTAGGCGTCACGCAGCGCTGCGAGCACGGGGTGGTCCTGCGGGAACTGCACATCATCGAGCGCGCTGACGGAGCGCACGCCGATCGTCGTGTTCGTCGCGAATGCGGCTGCCATGTTCGGGACGTCTGCCAGCCGCACTGGAGCGGTGATCTGCTTCGAGGCGTCGAGGCTCTGGAGCAACAGCATCGTCGTGCCAGGGAGTACGGGGGCGTCCGGCCAGATGACCGTGCCGTCCTTGTCGACGAAGCCAAGGTTCCAAGTGCCGCCCTCGGAAATTCGGCCGTCCGGCTCGATGAACACGGCATCGTCGAATCCAGCGAGTTGGGCATCACGACGAAGCCGGAGTTGCGGGTGAAGTCCGATGTGCTTCACCTTCGCATTGTCGCGAGTGAAGGTGAAGGTCTTGGCCGTGAGGGGTGGCGGCGACAGGGCGCCGGCGGGCCGCAGGTTCACCAGGATGTGGGGGTTTTTGGCGTCGCTGGGGCGCCCCATGTCGAGCGCGGGGTCGAACACGGTGACGCGGAGGCCTGCGATCCCTTTGACGCCGTCGGCAGCCTTGCGGATGTAGTTCAGCGTCCGCTCACGGTCCAGCTCGACGCCGAAAACGATGCGACAGTCCCGCACCAAGCGTTCCAGGTGGAGCGAGAGGCCCCGGATGGTGCCGTCCTCCATCCGCATGGACGTGAAGTGCCCGTAGTTCGTGAGAGCAAGGCTCTGGAGGTCTTCGAGGGTGGCGGGTTTCCCGTTGAGTTCGGCCATAGAGCCAGTCTTGCAGCCCCTCAAGGCCCGCCAACACCCTGGCAAACAGCCAAAGTTCGGATTAGTTCGGTGCTGGGGCGGCGGGAGTACGTACTCACGGCTCGCTCGCCGGGACACGCTAAGTACATGACGACGAGCACACCGCGGGAGACGCTAAGCGCCGGGCTCCCCCTCCACTGGGCCCACAGCCGCCTCAAGCTGCTTGACGCGTTCGACGAGGCCGGCCAGTTCGGTCGAGACGCGCGCAACCTCAGCTTGCAGGTCGGTCAGGCGTTGAGCCGCCTCGCGGGGACCCTGCTCGCCGGGGGCGGTGTCGCGCACGTAGGTACCGCTCCCCGAGACGCCTTCCACCAGCCCCTCATCGCGGAGCTGCGCGTAGGCGTTCTGCACGGTCATCAGCGATACGCCGAGCTTCTTGGCGTAGGCCCGACCACCGGGAAGCCGGTCCCCAGGGCCGAACGTCCCTGCGGCGATCTCGTCTCTGATCCTGGCGGCGATCTCGCGGGCGTTGGGCTTCCGCTTCGACTGTGAGTCCACCCCGAAAGCGTACTTGACCTAGGTCGCTCGAAATCAGGGCGCGTGAGCACTTGACGACCCGCAAGCGACCTAGGTAGCTTTCACATCAACGGCAAGCGACCTAGGTCGCTTCACTCTCTGGGCACCTGCCTGGGGAAACGCCCGGAGTACCCCGCCGGTCCCGCTTACACGCGGTCCGCGCGGCAGGGGAGACGTAGAAGTCCGTCGTCTTCACGGATTGATCGGTGTCATCGGCTAAGCCGTTGGTCTGACCCTCGGGCGTAGACCCAGGGAGTGGATCGGCGGGGATCCCGGTGGTTGGGCTGCACCCGGTCCATGACAGGTAGCCATTCCAGGGAGATCGACTCAGCGAGTGACGTCTGAGTGACGCGGTGACCGCGCGCCGTCCAAAGGAGGCGGAGCAAGGCGCATACGGGAGCCGCGAGACGACAGTGGCGGGCTTTCCCGTCACTCGTCATGCGGGCAGGACGCCAACATCACGTCGGCGCCCTGCCCGTTTGATGAGGAATCAGAGCGGTCCCCCGGGTGGCACCCCGAGGGGACCGCGTTCAGGCACCTGACGTGGAGGCACCTGTGATCACCAGTCTGACAGACCAGGAACGCGACGACCTGTCGCAGAAGAACGCTGAGACGAACAAGCGCAGCGAGGACAACGCCCGTGCCCGGGGCGGCCAGTGATGGTCGGCAGCGAACACGACAGGGCGGACGACAGCCCGGCGCCGGCCGCCGGGTTCATGGTCGTGGCGTATCAGCGCGCCGTTGCAGTGTGTGAGGTCGCCGGCGTAGGCGCCGGCCTCAACGGGACGGACGCCACCTACTTCGCTCACGAACTGCGCGAGGAGTTCCCGGGCGCGATCGTGGCGATCCTTCCCAAGAACTCGGCCTAGTTGCTCTGATCAGCCCCGATGGTCGCAGGCCGGGTTCGACTCCCGGCCGGGGCGCTCCGGCCCGCCGCTCCACGCGGCGGCGCCGCGCAACCCGGACCAGCCGCCGCCCTGTTGGCGCTCTCGCGGCCCCGGCTCTTCTCCTATCCCTTCGACATGGGAGCTCCCATGCTCAATTACGTCTGCGGCCACCGGGCCGACACCCCACAGGACTTCGCCGAACTCGCCCTCGGCACACCGATTGAGCTGTGGCTCGGGGTGGAGGGTGAGCCCAGCGAGGAATGCACGCCCTGCAAGAACCGTGACGAGGGCGACAGGCTGTGCACGGCCTGCGCAGAGCGTGCCGCCCGCATCGACGCGGCCCGTGACATCCTCGCCGACCCCGAGTACCGCACCCTTCCCGATGAACTGATCCGCTTGGCCGCGCGGGTAGTTGAGGACCACCCGGACCTGTTCAACGTGGTCCCGATGGTCCGCCCCGCCCGACGCCGTGCGGCAGGTCGGGGGGTGGCTGCATGAGTGCCGCCGGACAGGGGCTGACAGCCGCGCACGCCGAAGTAAAGGCGGAGATCGCGCGGACCGACACCAAGACGGGCCTACTACTGGCGTTCGTCGGGGCAGTGCTCGCCGGCGCCTGGACGGTCGCGCGTGACCTGCCGCTGAACCTCCCCGCGTATCTGGCGGGCGGGCTCGGTCTGGCACTGCTGGTCGCGGCGGCCGGTCTGCTGCTGCGGTCGGTGAGGCCGAACCTTCGCGGGCGGCACGGCTTCCCGCTGTGGGCCACGCTGACGCCGGAGGAGATTCCCGCTGCCGTCTCCGGCGATCTCGCCGCCGACGTCGCGGGGCTGTCCCGGCTGGCGGTGACCAAGTTCACCGGCCTGCGCCGCGCGATCGACCTGACCTTTGCGGGCGGCGTCCTGCTCATCCTGGCTGCCCTGCTCGCGCTGGGGGTTGCGGCATGAACGACGGCATGACGCTCGACGAACTGGCCGTGCCGCTGCGGGCGCTGCGCCTGCTGGCCACGGACTTCGGGCACCTCGCGGCCCCGACTGTGAGGGTGACCCCCATCTTTCCTGACCAACTGGAGCTGTCGTTCCACGGCGATCTGGCCGGCTTCGAGGCATGGCGGGAGGCGCTGGACATCGTCCCGGATGCCGTGCAGTACGACACGCAGGGCGAGAGTGGCCGTACGTGTGTCCTGCACGCGAGCACCAAATACGCGGGCGCTGAGCTGGAGTTGGTCGGCTACGGCGACGTCCCCGCCCTGGCAACGGTCGGGGCGGCCTGATGTCCGCGGCGTGGGGCAAGTGCTTCGACCCGAGCGGCGCCCGCTACGGGGTGCCCACCTACCCCTGGCGCCTGGCCCCGGACGGACTGGCCACCCGCCGTCAGCTCCGCACCCGCGGGTTACGGCCCGGCGGTCAGCCGATCGCCGCACAGGTCATGCGCGTGAACCGCCGAACCGGCACGGTCCGGGTCGCCTACTTCTACCGCCTCGACCTGGCCAAGCCGGTTAGGCCGATGACGTCGCGCAAGTGGGGAGCACTCGCGCTGGCGATGCTCGCCCGCCGCACCTGCCCCCGCTGCCTGCTGGATGTCGGCTATTGCATCCCACGCTCGCACGGCATCTGCGGTCTGTGCCTGGCCACCGAAGAACCTGAAAGGAAGTGATCACATGGACATGGAGTGGTGGAAGGAAGCCGCCCGCAGGGCGGTGCACTGGAGTCTGCCGGTCGGTCTGACCGGCCTGTCACTGGGCTGGACGGTCTACGCGGTGGGGGAGATCCTCGCCCACCAGGCCCCGGCGCCGCTGGCGTACACCGTGGCCGGTATCTACGACGCGGTGTGGCTGTACGCGCTGGCCATGGAGACCGCGCACCGCCGGCAGGGATCGTCCGGCAAACTGCCCGCCTCCCTCGGCTGGCTGTTCCTGGTCACCTCGGTCGGCGTGCTGGTCACCCACGGCCTGCTCTACGCCACGGCGGTCGTCGCCGTGATCGGCGCGGTGGTTCCGGCCGCCGCAAAGGCCACGCTGATCATGGCGGTGGAGCGGGACACCACCCGGATCTCCCCTGCGGCACAGCGGCAGATCGACGCCGTGCGCAGCGCGACGCGGGACCAGGTGGCGATCGGCCGCGCGGTCACCCGAGCCAAGGCCGACCGGCACAAGACAGCCGCCCACCTGGAGCGCGAGGAGCACACCGCCCGCGGCCAGGCGCACAAGGTGCGCCACCAGGCAGCCGAGAAGCTGACGAAGCTCACCTCCGAGCACCCGACCGCGGACGGCCCCGAGGCGGTTCCGGCGCTGTTCTCGGATGAGGACCTGACCCGGGTGCTGGGCACATGGACACAGGAGGGTGTGTCCCCGGCCGTGTCCCCTGTGTCCCCGCAGGTCAACCCCGTGTCCCCGATCGGGGAACTCCCCCCGCCGCAGGGCGAGGGACACACCCCGCTCGACTGGGCAGCCCTTGCCGCAGTGGCCGCCGTGGCCGGAGTCGATACACCCCAGCCCGGCGAGCCGCTGACTGAGGAACAGCTCACGGTCGCGCTGCGGTGGCTGCGC
It encodes:
- a CDS encoding S8 family peptidase, with protein sequence MPIFDSAALPHIEIDRTAVERARRKVPGRGGGRQFAKHKEHGDDIHGDLDFVFQELGQRTPALGIDPRLILVVEIGAETVGPSDEADWGRAGLRVVEAREASRVIAFSDDPQMTEFVRRLDVYSKGPQGDNKTATYETFFDNIASVRPYGRIDRMGVALDSRLGEIGDSSSDRITVDVEVWHPGDQEKADAWLSALDEALTGFGVEIHDSFSSLAAGVSLMRVTATARLVSQLLNVDLIAKIELLPVEGSDHLRPSNVDAAQVSDLPVPAGDAPVVGLIDSGVQAEHPLLRGCVVDATAVGSAFNDGIDRHGHGTSVASILIRGSIETQLASGEWETPPCRILSVRVLDSDNRIPQSRLPQSEITNAVAYLAAQGVKVINVSLGDEDGVMVGDRAPTLAAVLDSLAQKFGVVFVVPTGNVAPADYSGPFDEQLRNDYPLRLLGDSIGGLMDPAPSALSLTVGGTVPALRAPTLGRVPMGKPGWPSPFSRVGPGINGAIKPEVSAPAGTLGQELDSYNPDDDEAFMVAVADGRRDRSTVVSYNRGTSFAAPHVARACAMVQDAYPDASANLIRALVLQSVTSGESPLSGIPGITDAVRESENLRLTGYGSVSEERSVLSGDRDTVLFAEEKIPLDSVHLYTIPVPDSFFVAGRVDRGITVSLCYDPPVRARRMDYMGSRMQFELLRGVSPEATVDLLLAEEKEARRARKDLQQSLPTLSSLSTRQRIQMKPSRTARSAGANQVGRFAWKSGFTRFNENASEFVLAIQNVNRWDSPTRRQPYAVAVRLWVGDNLPPVYADLRTKVRTMKAQAAARAQARG
- a CDS encoding SUMF1/EgtB/PvdO family nonheme iron enzyme, whose protein sequence is MPLVTKWTGREVKALREAVRMSLMEFAEKLGVSDRIVSRWEADGEDASLRMVNQAALDTLLAKADKDAQGRFVGILAVDDVPVHAIIEPDGDQTSSGEYVKYPGDGKLMAHVPEGIFLSGEDDDPVWVDEFHIDTFPTTNADYARFCAATRHPAPEHWENGRCPRELYDHPVVHVTWRDANAYATWAGKSLPSVEQWEKAARGTSGRTFPWGDQKTAAKCNVRETGVERTTSVSRYHSGVSPYGVYDMVGNVWEWLATSTTPGRYELRGSAFTSPLFRGVPASPNDANDTMHDDDTGFRCVATPEQMGPRKRQ
- a CDS encoding DUF6233 domain-containing protein, giving the protein MNDPAPSRLALLRFLERVQERDLARTRRWIADEERHEAERQRGVRARPPAPEWLLEVGLNRHAPPVFVHVGDCWMAGKRSRAISRDQARGALADGVKACRQCQPDTALGMLD
- a CDS encoding RRQRL motif-containing zinc-binding protein; this encodes MSAAWGKCFDPSGARYGVPTYPWRLAPDGLATRRQLRTRGLRPGGQPIAAQVMRVNRRTGTVRVAYFYRLDLAKPVRPMTSRKWGALALAMLARRTCPRCLLDVGYCIPRSHGICGLCLATEEPERK
- a CDS encoding aminotransferase class IV family protein, which translates into the protein MAELNGKPATLEDLQSLALTNYGHFTSMRMEDGTIRGLSLHLERLVRDCRIVFGVELDRERTLNYIRKAADGVKGIAGLRVTVFDPALDMGRPSDAKNPHILVNLRPAGALSPPPLTAKTFTFTRDNAKVKHIGLHPQLRLRRDAQLAGFDDAVFIEPDGRISEGGTWNLGFVDKDGTVIWPDAPVLPGTTMLLLQSLDASKQITAPVRLADVPNMAAAFATNTTIGVRSVSALDDVQFPQDHPVLAALRDAYADIPGEQL
- a CDS encoding winged helix-turn-helix domain-containing protein; translation: MDSQSKRKPNAREIAARIRDEIAAGTFGPGDRLPGGRAYAKKLGVSLMTVQNAYAQLRDEGLVEGVSGSGTYVRDTAPGEQGPREAAQRLTDLQAEVARVSTELAGLVERVKQLEAAVGPVEGEPGA
- a CDS encoding Pycsar system effector family protein, translated to MSAAGQGLTAAHAEVKAEIARTDTKTGLLLAFVGAVLAGAWTVARDLPLNLPAYLAGGLGLALLVAAAGLLLRSVRPNLRGRHGFPLWATLTPEEIPAAVSGDLAADVAGLSRLAVTKFTGLRRAIDLTFAGGVLLILAALLALGVAA
- the ku gene encoding non-homologous end joining protein Ku: MPRTIWSGAISFGLVTVPINVQSATEDHSIRFHQYHLEDMGRVRVKKVCELEDREVAQSEIGKGYEYAKDQVVAISDADLRDLPLPTAKAIEIEAFVPLDSIDPIRIGEGYYLAPDGQVAAKPYKLLVQALGRSSKVAVAKYAWSGRERLGLLRVQGDVIVLHAMRWPDEIRDPAELLPPPTEVSDGEIEGALALMESMTRDDLKGPEFEDAYTDAMAKIIEAKREHRELPDAPEPQETGKVLDLMAALNESVQQAKASRGEDADVHELPKKKTAAKKQPAKKAATKTTKKAAAKKTARRPRSA